The following proteins come from a genomic window of Coffea arabica cultivar ET-39 chromosome 11c, Coffea Arabica ET-39 HiFi, whole genome shotgun sequence:
- the LOC113715544 gene encoding uracil-DNA glycosylase, mitochondrial isoform X1 has protein sequence MAASSKTIMDLFKQPAAKRLKRVSSPAPPTSTSTPTPTTTKLATFCSSSSSPIDGGKHDQNDVASSNPHPILLEPSSTPPSILTAEEKSRIEFNKALARARRNLKLCSDKIAKCEDVGCVKLEELLVEETWLGKLPGEFQKPYAKNLFKFVESEIQSGFPIYPPQHLIFNALNTTPFDRVKVVIIGQDPYHGPGQAMGLSFSVPEGVKVPSSLINIYKELQNDLGCSIPSHGNLERWAVQGVLLLNAVLTVKQSQANSHANKGWEQFTDAVIRTISQEKKGVVFLLWGNYAQAKARLINETKHHILKATHPSGLSANRGFFGCRHFSRTNQILEKMGISPIIWQL, from the exons ATGGCGGCATCCTCAAAGACGATAATGGACCTATTCAAACAACCCGCTGCCAAGCGTCTCAAGCGAGTCTCTTCTCCTGCTCCTCCGACTTCGACTTCGACTCCGACTCCGACGACGACCAAGCTCGCCACTTTCTGCTCTTCATCGTCCTCACCGATCGACGGCGGTAAGCATGATCAAAACGACGTAGCTTCGTCAAATCCCCACCCGATTTTACTCGAACCAAGTTCTACTCCTCCTTCCATTCTTACCGCCGAAGAGAAGTCCAGGATCGAATTCAACAAAGCCCTCGCCAGAGCCAGACGAAACCTTAAGCTCTGCTCCGACAAAATTGCCAAAT GTGAGGATGTAGGATGTGTGAAGTTGGAGGAGCTGTTGGTTGAAGAAACCTGGCTGGGAAAGTTACCAGGGGAATTTCAAAAGCCATATGCGAAAAATCTGTTTAAATTTGTGGAGAGTGAAATTCAGAGTGGTTTTCCAATTTATCCTCCTCAACATCTGATCTTTAATGCTCTCAATACTACTCCTTTCGATCGAGTGAAAGTCGTTATCATTGGGCAG GATCCATATCACGGGCCTGGTCAGGCGATGGGGCTCTCCTTCTCTGTGCCTGAAGGTGTTAAAGTCCCTTCGAGtctgataaatatatataaggAGCTTCAGAATGATTTGGGCTGTTCAATTCCTTCACATGGGAACTTGGAGAGATGGGCTGTACAG GGGGTTCTACTGCTGAATGCTGTTCTGACAG TTAAACAGAGCCAAGCAAATTCCCATGCAAACAAAGGTTGGGAGCAATTTACTGATGCTGTCATCAGGACAATTTCACAGGAGAAGAAAGGTGTTGTTTTTCTTCTCTGGGGTAATTATGCACAAGCAAAAGCCAG GTTGATCAATGAAACAAAGCATCACATTCTCAAGGCAACCCATCCATCTGGTTTATCTGCAAATCGGGGCTTCTTTGGCTGCAG GCATTTCTCTCGGACAAAccagattttggagaaaatgggAATTTCTCCCATTATTTGGCAACTATAG
- the LOC113715544 gene encoding uracil-DNA glycosylase, mitochondrial isoform X2, translating into MAASSKTIMDLFKQPAAKRLKRVSSPAPPTSTSTPTPTTTKLATFCSSSSSPIDGGKHDQNDVASSNPHPILLEPSSTPPSILTAEEKSRIEFNKALARARRNLKLCSDKIAKCEDVGCVKLEELLVEETWLGKLPGEFQKPYAKNLFKFVESEIQSGFPIYPPQHLIFNALNTTPFDRVKVVIIGQGVLLLNAVLTVKQSQANSHANKGWEQFTDAVIRTISQEKKGVVFLLWGNYAQAKARLINETKHHILKATHPSGLSANRGFFGCRHFSRTNQILEKMGISPIIWQL; encoded by the exons ATGGCGGCATCCTCAAAGACGATAATGGACCTATTCAAACAACCCGCTGCCAAGCGTCTCAAGCGAGTCTCTTCTCCTGCTCCTCCGACTTCGACTTCGACTCCGACTCCGACGACGACCAAGCTCGCCACTTTCTGCTCTTCATCGTCCTCACCGATCGACGGCGGTAAGCATGATCAAAACGACGTAGCTTCGTCAAATCCCCACCCGATTTTACTCGAACCAAGTTCTACTCCTCCTTCCATTCTTACCGCCGAAGAGAAGTCCAGGATCGAATTCAACAAAGCCCTCGCCAGAGCCAGACGAAACCTTAAGCTCTGCTCCGACAAAATTGCCAAAT GTGAGGATGTAGGATGTGTGAAGTTGGAGGAGCTGTTGGTTGAAGAAACCTGGCTGGGAAAGTTACCAGGGGAATTTCAAAAGCCATATGCGAAAAATCTGTTTAAATTTGTGGAGAGTGAAATTCAGAGTGGTTTTCCAATTTATCCTCCTCAACATCTGATCTTTAATGCTCTCAATACTACTCCTTTCGATCGAGTGAAAGTCGTTATCATTGGGCAG GGGGTTCTACTGCTGAATGCTGTTCTGACAG TTAAACAGAGCCAAGCAAATTCCCATGCAAACAAAGGTTGGGAGCAATTTACTGATGCTGTCATCAGGACAATTTCACAGGAGAAGAAAGGTGTTGTTTTTCTTCTCTGGGGTAATTATGCACAAGCAAAAGCCAG GTTGATCAATGAAACAAAGCATCACATTCTCAAGGCAACCCATCCATCTGGTTTATCTGCAAATCGGGGCTTCTTTGGCTGCAG GCATTTCTCTCGGACAAAccagattttggagaaaatgggAATTTCTCCCATTATTTGGCAACTATAG
- the LOC113715704 gene encoding uncharacterized protein has translation MNCLTRSKKKTSMKSLHKFCCFCFLLPPFILSDATDTITVNEPLADGKTIISSGGTFELGFFSPDVNSRSRYLGIWYKKVAKSAVVWIANRDVAMNDTDGLLKMTDQAKLTLVKSRDTAIWSTNATRLVRNPVAQLLDSGNLVVKDAADDNPENYLWQSYDYPTDTILPGVKLGPDLVKGIDRYLQSSKSSIDPSRGDFLYRTDPNGFPQQFLMNNSLPQFRSGPWNGLRFSGSPGLKPNPVYTYEFVNTPKEVYYKFDLINSSVYSRLTLSSFGVLQRLNWNYRTQDWTVYVNAPADNCDTYGLCDAYGICNIANSPVCSCLDRFVPQSPNDWNATDWSSGCQRRTPLDCQKGDGFLKYTGIKLPDTRWSWYNESITLKECEKICLKNCSCMAYSNTDVRGKGSGCLLWFDDLIDITMIGESGQDIYIRMASSELGPGSNKAKKIGISLCLVVLLLLVLGLALNVQKKRKRRQAEHVSGEASTGTRSTQYLAEEGDKEDVELPLFELKTIIQATDNFSRDNKLGEGGFGPVYKGTLVGGQEIAVKRLSQNSTQGLDEFKNEVKCIAKLQHRNLVKLLGCCIQEEKMLIYEFMPNKSLDFFIFDHDRRRFLDWPKRFQIITGIARGLLYLHQDSRLTIIHRDLKADNILLDIDLKPKISDFGLARIFGGTETEASTKRVVGTYGYISPEYAVDGYFSTKLDVFSFGVLVLEIVSGKKNRGFSHPDHHHNLLGHAWLLYKEGRCPELIDNHLSVSCHLYEVIRSIHVGLLCVQQSPDDRPSMSSVVFMLAGDGSLPFPKEPGYFTERNLSFEPDKSSSGKKENSSGNALSITLLDARYLNWKQETSMKSLYRFCCFCFLLPTLIVSDSTDTITTNQPLADGKTIISSGGTFELGFYRPDVNSNRTYLGLWYKKVSKVTVVWTANRDVPINDTKGLLRVTDQANLTLFNGDGTAVWSSNATGSAKNPVAQLLDSGNLVIKDAADNNPENYLWQSFEHPTDTLLPGMKLGENLVKGTEVYMQSLKSSVDPSRGNFIFRVDPDGFPQQFLMNGSTPRFRTGPWNGLRFSWGSPGLQPNPLYTYEFVNNPQEIYYRYDLINTSVYSRLIISTDGIIQRFTWNNKTQDWGVYLNAPADTCDTYGLCNNYSICSTANSPICSCLDKFVPKSPSEWQATDWSNGCQRRVPLDCPKGDGFIKYSGIKLPDTRWSWYNRSMTLKECDTICLKNCSCTAYANTDITGKGSGCVLWFGDLIDMTRVNGGQDIYIRMAASEIPSGANKAKILGISLPLGGAFLLLVLSLILCARKKKRRQRKLAEQLPSEWKMESRPEQRLNTEGDKEDLDLPLFDLKTIEQATNNFSIDNKLGEGGFGPVYKGTLEEGQEIAVKRLSEYSIQGLDEFKNEVKCIAELQHRNLVKLLGCCIEGEEKMLIYEFMPNKSLDFFLFDNDRSRLLDWPKRFQIIIGIARGLLYLHQDSRLTIIHRDLKAGNILLDSAMKPKISDFGMARIFGGTETEASTKRVVGTYGYMSPEYAVDGVFSTKSDVFSFGVLVLEIVTGKKNRGFSHPDHHHNLLGHAWLLFKDGRFQELIDDHFSQSYCLSEVIRSIHVGLLCVQQYPDDRPSMPSVVLMLVGDGELPFPKEPGYFTERNFFFETDKIFSSGTVDSSGNQLSITVLEAR, from the exons ATGAACTGCTTAACTAGAAGCAAGAAGAAGACATCAATGAAGAGCTTACACAAATTCTGTTGCTTCTGCTTTCTGTTGCCTCCTTTTATACTGTCTGATGCTACGGATACCATAACTGTAAATGAGCCACTGGCAGATGGGAAAACAATCATCTCATCAGGTGGAACTTTTGAACTGGGATTTTTCAGCCCAGATGTTAATTCCAGGAGTAGATACTTGGGAATATGGTACAAGAAAGTTGCCAAATCTGCAGTGGTATGGATTGCTAATAGAGACGTTGCAATGAATGACACAGATGGCCTTTTGAAGATGACTGATCAAGCTAAACTCACACTCGTGAAAAGTAGAGATACAGCCATATGGTCCACAAACGCCACGAGGTTGGTAAGGAATCCAGTAGCCCAACTTCTTGATTCAGGAAATCTTGTTGTAAAAGACGCAGCTGATGACAATCCAGAGAATTACCTCTGGCAGAGTTATGACTATCCTACAGACACTATATTGCCAGGGGTGAAGCTTGGACCTGACTTGGTGAAAGGCATTGATAGGTACCTTCAGTCTTCAAAGAGTAGTATCGATCCTTCAAGAGGTGATTTTTTATATCGAACGGATCCTAATGGCTTTCCACAACAGTTCTTGATGAACAATTCACTTCCACAATTTCGTTCTGGACCGTGGAATGGTCTGCGGTTCAGTGGCTCACCAGGCCTGAAACCAAATCCGGTATATACATACGAATTTGTAAATACTCCAAAGGAAGTATACTACAAATTTGATCTGATTAACAGCTCTGTCTACTCAAGGCTTACTTTGAGTAGCTTTGGGGTGCTTCAAAGGTTAAATTGGAATTACCGGACTCAGGATTGGACTGTTTACGTTAATGCACCGGCTGACAATTGTGATACTTACGGGCTTTGTGATGCCTATGGCATCTGCAACATTGCTAATTCTCCAGTTTGTAGCTGTTTGGATAGATTTGTGCCACAATCCCCCAATGATTGGAACGCAACAGACTGGTCGAGTGGCTGTCAGCGAAGAACTCCTTTAGATTGTCAAAAAGGGGATGGATTTCTAAAGTATACAGGCATTAAGTTGCCAGATACAAGATGGTCCTGGTATAATGAGAGCATAACTCTCAAGGAATGTGAgaaaatttgtttaaaaaacTGTTCCTGCATGGCTTATTCAAATACAGATGTAAGAGGCAAAGGAAGTGGCTGCTTGCTTTGGTTTGACGATCTCATCGATATTACCATGATTGGCGAAAGTGGGCAAGATATCTACATAAGGATGGCCTCCTCTGAGTTAG GCCCTGGATCCAATAAAGCGAAAAAAATTGGAATCAGCTTGTGTTTGGTGGTTCTTCTACTGCTGGTCCTTGGCCTTGCTTTGAATGTTcaaaagaagaggaagaggaggCAAGCTGAACATGTGTCTGGCGAAG CTAGTACGGGAACCAGATCAACGCAATATCTTGCTGAAGAAGGTGACAAGGAAGATGTTGAGCTGCCACTGTTTGAATTGAAAACCATCATCCAGGCTACTGATAACTTCTCAAGGGATAATAAGCTTGGAGAGGGTGGATTCGGTCCTGTTTACAAG GGTACACTTGTTGGGGGACAAGAAATTGCAGTGAAGCGGCTTTCTCAAAACTCCACACAAGGACTTGATGAGTTCAAGAATGAGGTTAAATGCATTGCAAAGCTCCAGCACAGAAATCTTGTGAAGCTTCTCGGGTGCTGCATCCAAGAAGAGAAGATGTTGATTTATGAATTCATGCCTAATAAGAGCTTGGATTTCTTCATCTTCG ATCATGATCGGCGCAGATTCCTTGATTGGCCAAAACGCTTCCAGATTATCACCGGGATTGCTCGCGGACTTCTGTATCTTCATCAGGACTCCAGATTGACAATCATCCACAGAGATCTTAAGGCTGACAACATTTTGTTAGATATTGATTTGAAACCAAAAATATCAGACTTTGGCCTGGCCAGAATTTTCGGAGGAACTGAGACTGAAGCAAGCACAAAAAGAGTCGTTGGAACATA TGGCTACATATCGCCAGAGTATGCAGTGGATGGATATTTCTCAACAAAATTAGACGTATTCAGCTTTGGTGTTTTGGTACTGGAGATTGTAAGTGGGAAGAAGAACAGAGGATTTAGCCATCCTGATCACCATCATAATCTTCTTGGGCAT GCATGGTTACTTTACAAAGAAGGCAGATGTCCGGAGTTGATTGATAACCATTTGAGTGTATCCTGTCATCTATACGAAGTTATAAGATCAATTCATGTAGGGCTACTATGTGTACAGCAATCTCCAGATGACAGGCCAAGTATGTCATCTGTGGTTTTTATGTTGGCTGGTGATGGATCGTTACCTTTCCCTAAAGAGCCTGGCTATTTCACTGAAAGAAATTTATCTTTCGAACCTGATAAGAGTTCATCAGGCAAGAAAGAAAATAGTTCTGGCAATGCTTTAAGCATCACATTGTTAGATGCTCGATA CCTTAATTGGAAGCAAGAGACATCAATGAAAAGCTTATACAGATTCTGTTGCTTCTGTTTTCTGTTGCCTACCCTTATTGTATCTGATTCCACAGATACCATAACCACAAATCAGCCACTTGCAGATGGCAAAACAATCATCTCATCAGGTGGAACTTTTGAACTGGGATTTTACAGACCAGATGTTAATTCCAACAGAACATACTTGGGATTATGGTACAAGAAAGTTTCCAAGGTAACTGTGGTATGGACTGCTAATAGAGACGTTCCAATCAATGACACAAAAGGCCTTCTGAGGGTGACTGATCAAGCTAACCTCACACTATTCAATGGGGACGGTACAGCCGTATGGTCATCCAACGCCACAGGGTCGGCGAAGAATCCTGTAGCTCAGCTTCTTGATTCAGGAAATCTTGTTATTAAAGATGCGGCTGATAATAATCCAGAGAATTACCTGTGGCAGAGCTTTGAGCATCCTACTGACACCCTTTTACCAGGAATGAAGTTAGGAGAAAATTTGGTGAAAGGCACTGAAGTTTACATGCAGTCTTTAAAGAGCAGCGTTGATCCTTCGAGAGGTAATTTCATATTTAGAGTGGATCCTGATGGCTTCCCACAACAATTCTTGATGAATGGCTCAACTCCACGGTTTCGTACTGGACCATGGAATGGTCTGAGGTTTAGCTGGGGTTCGCCAGGCCTTCAACCAAATCCGTTGTATACTTATGAGTTCGTAAATAATCCTCAGGAAATATACTACAGATATGATCTTATTAACACCTCTGTCTACTCTAGGCTTATCATTAGTACTGATGGGATTATTCAAAGGTTCACTTGGAACAACAAGACTCAGGATTGGGGCGTTTACCTTAATGCACCGGCTGATACTTGTGATACTTACGGGCTTTGTAACAACTACAGTATCTGCAGCACAGCTAATTCTCCAATCTGTAGCTGTTTGGATAAATTTGTGCCAAAATCCCCCAGTGAATGGCAAGCAACAGACTGGTCTAATGGCTGTCAGCGTAGGGTTCCTTTAGATTGTCCAAAAGGAGATGGATTTATAAAGTATTCAGGCATTAAGTTGCCAGATACGCGGTGGTCATGGTATAATCGGAGTATGACTCTTAAGGAATGCGACACAATTTGCTTGAAAAACTGTTCCTGCACAGCTTATGCGAATACGGACATAACAGGCAAAGGCAGTGGCTGCGTGCTTTGGTTTGGTGATTTGATCGATATGACCAGGGTCAATGGTGGTCAAGACATCTACATAAGGATGGCTGCCTCTGAGATAC CCTCTGGAGCTAACAAAGCAAAAATACTCGGAATCAGCTTGCCTTTAGGAGGAGCTTTTCTACTGCTGGTCCTTAGCCTTATCTTATGCGCtcgaaagaaaaagagaaggcaGAGGAAACTTGCTGAACAGCTACCTAGCGAAT GGAAAATGGAAAGCAGACCAGAGCAGCGCCTTAATACAGAAGGTGACAAGGAAGACCTTGACCTGCCATTGTTTGATTTGAAAACCATTGAGCAGGCTACTAATAACTTCTCAATAGATAATAAGCTTGGAGAGGGTGGATTTGGTCCTGTTTACAAG GGTACACTTGAGGAGGGCCAAGAAATTGCAGTAAAGCGGCTTTCTGAATACTCTATACAAGGACTTGATGAGTTCAAAAATGAGGTTAAATGCATTGCAGAACTTCAGCACAGAAATCTCGTGAAGCTTCTAGGGTGCTGTATCGAAGGAGAAGAGAAAATGTTGATCTATGAATTCATGCCTAATAAGAGCTTGGACTTCTTCCTTTTCG ATAATGATCGGAGCAGATTGCTTGATTGGCCAAAACGCTTCCAGATTATCATTGGGATTGCTCGCGGACTTCTTTATCTTCATCAGGACTCGCGGTTGACAATCATCCATAGAGATCTTAAGGCTGGAAATATTTTGTTAGATAGTGcaatgaaaccaaaaatatcTGACTTTGGAATGGCCAGAATTTTTGGAGGAACTGAGACTGAAGCAAGCACAAAAAGAGTTGTTGGAACATA TGGCTACATGTCTCCGGAGTATGCAGTCGATGGAGTTTTCTCGACAAAATCAGATGTTTTCAGCTTTGGTGTTTTGGTACTGGAGATTGTAACTGGGAAGAAGAACAGAGGATTTTCTCATCCTGATCACCATCATAATCTTCTTGGGCAT GCGTGGTTACTCTTCAAAGATGGCAGATTTCAGGAATTGATCGATGACCATTTCAGCCAATCTTATTGTCTGTCTGAAGTTATTAGATCAATTCATGTAGGACTACTCTGTGTACAACAATATCCGGACGACAGGCCGAGCATGCCATCTGTGGTTTTGATGTTGGTTGGTGATGGAGAATTACCTTTCCCTAAGGAGCCTGGCTATTTCACTGAAagaaatttcttttttgaaactgataagattttctcaagcgGGACCGTGGATAGTTCTGGCAATCAACTCAGCATCACAGTGTTAGAAGCTCGATAG